Genomic segment of Saprospira sp. CCB-QB6:
CCTTCATTGCCAAAGTCTACTGCGGGAGCAGCTACTTCTTTAACCTTAGGAGCTACCATAAGGCGGCCACGGTAAAAACCACACTCGCCACAAACGTGGTGAGGCAATTTAGGAGCGCCACAGTTTTGGCAGTCGATTACGTTAGGAGCCTCGATTTTATAGTGGGTACGACGCTTACGCTTACGCTGTTTTGATATTCTACTCTTAGGATGTGCCATTTCTACAGAATTTTATAAAGTACTATTTTTTCAATAATATGTAAAGGGTTATTCTAAGTCTAAATCTTTGAGAGCATCCCAGACAGAAGAATTTGGAGTTTCATCTTCCTCCTCTTCTTCTTCAGCGAC
This window contains:
- the rpmF gene encoding 50S ribosomal protein L32, giving the protein MAHPKSRISKQRKRKRRTHYKIEAPNVIDCQNCGAPKLPHHVCGECGFYRGRLMVAPKVKEVAAPAVDFGNEGLDD